A single Desulfobaculum xiamenense DNA region contains:
- the cobA gene encoding uroporphyrinogen-III C-methyltransferase: MADVYLIGAGPGDPGLLTLRAKEILETADILVYDYLANDEFLNYAKPGAEIIYVGKKGGDHTLPQDKINDLLVERAREGKTIARLKGGDPYVFGRGGEEAEELIAAGLTFEVVPGVTAGVAAPAYAGIPVTHREHTTSVCFITGHEDPTKERTGHNWDVYAKSESTLVFYMGVKNLPMIAERLISGGRDPKTPVALVRWGTRCNQESMVSTLENVADEAARRNFQAPSIIVVGSVCSLHDKLNWFEKRPLLGKGVVVTRAREQASGFADILREQGACVMQFPTISINALPDYAEVREAIGGIDSYDWVVFTSVNGVRHFWNVLESMNLDTRVLGGRKVAAIGPATAEELALRGIRADFVPDKYVAEHVVEGLIARGVGQGTKVLVPRARVAREVLPDELRKVGAEVRILPVYETGLNESGPEALVKRLEAGEVDFVTFTSSSTVENFFRLLPPDELRKHQPRVKLACIGPVTAKTLEGFGFTPDIQPEDYTIPALARALAEA; this comes from the coding sequence ATGGCAGACGTGTATCTCATCGGCGCGGGACCCGGAGATCCGGGGCTTCTGACCCTCAGGGCCAAGGAGATTCTGGAGACCGCCGATATCCTGGTCTACGACTATCTCGCCAACGACGAGTTCCTGAACTACGCCAAGCCCGGTGCCGAGATCATCTACGTGGGCAAGAAGGGCGGCGATCACACCCTGCCGCAGGACAAGATCAACGACCTTCTGGTGGAGCGCGCCCGCGAGGGCAAGACCATCGCCCGGCTCAAGGGCGGTGACCCCTACGTCTTCGGACGCGGTGGCGAGGAGGCCGAGGAACTCATTGCCGCAGGTCTGACCTTCGAGGTCGTGCCCGGCGTGACCGCTGGCGTGGCCGCGCCCGCCTACGCGGGCATTCCTGTGACCCACCGCGAGCACACCACCTCGGTCTGCTTCATCACCGGCCACGAGGACCCCACCAAGGAGCGCACCGGACACAACTGGGACGTCTACGCCAAGAGCGAGAGCACCCTCGTGTTCTACATGGGCGTGAAGAACCTGCCCATGATCGCCGAGCGTCTCATCTCCGGCGGTCGCGATCCCAAGACCCCCGTCGCCCTCGTGCGCTGGGGTACCCGCTGCAATCAGGAGTCCATGGTCTCCACGCTGGAGAACGTGGCCGACGAGGCGGCACGCCGCAATTTTCAGGCTCCGTCCATCATCGTGGTCGGCAGCGTGTGCTCCCTGCACGACAAGCTCAACTGGTTCGAGAAGCGTCCGCTTCTGGGCAAGGGCGTCGTGGTCACCCGCGCTCGCGAGCAGGCCAGCGGCTTTGCCGACATCCTGCGCGAACAGGGCGCATGCGTCATGCAGTTCCCCACCATCAGCATCAATGCGCTGCCGGATTATGCCGAGGTGCGCGAGGCCATCGGTGGCATCGACAGCTACGACTGGGTGGTCTTCACCTCCGTCAACGGCGTCCGGCATTTCTGGAACGTGCTCGAATCCATGAATCTCGACACCCGCGTCCTCGGCGGACGCAAGGTGGCGGCCATCGGTCCCGCCACGGCCGAGGAACTCGCCCTGCGCGGCATCCGTGCGGACTTCGTGCCCGACAAGTACGTCGCCGAGCACGTGGTGGAGGGGCTTATCGCCCGTGGCGTGGGGCAGGGCACCAAGGTGCTCGTCCCCCGTGCGCGCGTAGCCCGCGAGGTGCTGCCCGACGAACTGCGCAAGGTCGGCGCCGAGGTGCGCATCCTGCCCGTCTACGAGACCGGTCTCAACGAGAGCGGCCCCGAGGCCCTCGTGAAGCGCCTCGAAGCGGGCGAAGTGGATTTCGTGACCTTCACCAGCTCCTCCACCGTGGAGAACTTCTTCCGCCTGTTGCCCCCGGACGAGTTGCGGAAGCATCAGCCCCGTGTGAAACTGGCCTGCATCGGTCCCGTCACGGCCAAGACTCTCGAAGGCTTCGGCTTCACTCCCGACATCCAGCCCGAGGACTACACCATCCCCGCGCTGGCGCGGGCACTGGCTGAGGCCTAG
- the purN gene encoding phosphoribosylglycinamide formyltransferase: protein MSLPLAVLVSGGGSNLQAIIDAVEAGRIDAEIRLVLSNRADANGIERARKHGIPTAVVEHAAFASREDFDREMIRIIRAHGAEVIVLAGFMRLLTPMFIREFAPNIVNIHPALLPSFPGVHGQRDAAAYGVKIAGCTAHFVDEIMDNGPVIIQAAVPVMAGEDGAALGERILAYEHRIYPQAIKWLAEGRLRVNDRHVHLEPSDAPLAAQPQGALVSPPLEEGF, encoded by the coding sequence ATGTCCCTGCCCTTAGCGGTTCTGGTTTCCGGCGGCGGGTCCAACCTCCAGGCCATCATCGATGCTGTGGAGGCGGGCCGGATCGACGCGGAAATCCGGCTGGTCCTGTCCAACCGGGCCGATGCCAATGGCATCGAGCGGGCGCGCAAGCATGGCATCCCCACCGCGGTGGTGGAGCACGCCGCCTTTGCCTCGCGTGAGGACTTCGACCGCGAAATGATCCGCATCATCCGCGCCCACGGCGCGGAGGTCATCGTGCTGGCGGGCTTCATGCGGCTGCTGACGCCGATGTTCATCCGCGAGTTCGCGCCCAACATCGTGAACATCCATCCGGCACTCCTGCCGAGCTTCCCCGGCGTGCACGGTCAGCGTGACGCCGCAGCCTACGGCGTGAAAATAGCCGGATGCACCGCGCACTTCGTGGACGAGATCATGGACAACGGCCCGGTGATCATTCAGGCCGCCGTGCCGGTCATGGCGGGCGAGGACGGCGCGGCCCTCGGCGAGCGCATCCTCGCCTACGAGCATCGCATCTATCCGCAGGCCATCAAGTGGCTGGCCGAAGGACGCCTGCGCGTCAACGACCGCCACGTGCACCTCGAACCCTCGGACGCGCCGCTCGCGGCGCAGCCGCAGGGCGCACTGGTCAGCCCGCCGCTCGAAGAGGGCTTTTAG
- the mqnE gene encoding aminofutalosine synthase MqnE, which yields MQKIIDRLAEGGRISVDEALVLAESCDIHTLGELGLAARRRRFGDKAFWVYNQHLNFTNVCANACRFCAFSKRAGDDGAYTYSIDDIRARIRERAHEPIREVHIVGGLNPDLPYSYYMDLIAAVREESPSVAIKAFTAVEVAYLAGHTGRSVREVLADMKAAGLDALPGGGAEVFSPELRKRLCPEKLSGEQWLEIHETAHGMGLPTNCTLLFGHIETWRDRLEHMDALRSLQDRTGGFQVFIPLQYQPKNNPLEAEGTDGADYLRMIAISRLFMDNVAHLKAYWAFSGIKPAQMALHAGADDFDGTLVEEKVGHAAGASSPKGMTVERLKETIRQAGFVPVERDTFFRETEGA from the coding sequence ATGCAGAAGATCATCGACAGGCTTGCGGAAGGCGGACGCATCTCGGTTGACGAGGCGCTTGTGCTCGCCGAATCCTGCGACATCCACACGCTGGGCGAACTGGGGCTGGCCGCCCGCAGACGGCGCTTCGGCGACAAGGCCTTCTGGGTCTACAACCAGCATCTGAATTTCACGAACGTGTGCGCCAATGCGTGCCGTTTTTGCGCATTCTCCAAGCGCGCCGGGGACGATGGCGCGTACACCTATTCCATCGACGACATCCGCGCCAGAATCCGCGAGCGCGCCCACGAGCCCATCCGCGAGGTGCACATCGTTGGCGGCCTGAATCCGGATCTGCCGTACTCCTACTACATGGACCTCATCGCCGCCGTGCGCGAGGAAAGCCCGAGCGTGGCCATCAAGGCCTTCACCGCCGTTGAGGTGGCCTATCTGGCCGGGCACACCGGGCGCAGCGTGCGCGAGGTGCTGGCTGACATGAAGGCGGCAGGACTGGACGCACTGCCCGGCGGCGGGGCGGAAGTTTTCTCGCCCGAGCTGCGCAAGCGCCTGTGCCCGGAGAAGCTCTCCGGCGAACAGTGGCTGGAGATTCACGAGACGGCCCACGGCATGGGCCTGCCTACCAACTGCACGCTACTCTTCGGACACATCGAGACGTGGCGCGACAGGCTGGAGCACATGGACGCCCTGCGCAGTTTGCAGGACCGCACCGGCGGATTCCAGGTCTTCATCCCGCTCCAGTACCAGCCGAAGAACAACCCGCTGGAGGCCGAGGGCACCGACGGGGCGGACTACCTGCGCATGATCGCCATTTCGCGCCTGTTCATGGACAACGTGGCGCATCTCAAGGCGTACTGGGCATTCTCGGGCATCAAGCCCGCCCAGATGGCCCTGCACGCCGGTGCCGACGATTTCGATGGCACCCTCGTGGAGGAGAAGGTGGGCCATGCTGCTGGAGCGTCCTCGCCCAAGGGCATGACCGTGGAGCGCCTGAAGGAGACCATCCGTCAGGCCGGATTCGTGCCCGTGGAGCGCGACACCTTCTTCCGTGAGACGGAAGGGGCCTAG
- a CDS encoding DUF1848 family protein, which produces MIVSASRRTDIPAFYGPWFERRIREGFALAVNPRNPEQVRRVPLTPQDVDLIVFWTKHPAPFFRCLNLLDERGFRHLFMYTLNDYPQALEPRLPPLCERVATFRRLAERLGPRRVVWRYDPVIISERTPPEYHAEAFGRLARALRGSTLRVAVSLLAVYRRNGGRLEQLARQHGMRCEDVRGEHELVGSTARALAQAARENGMAIHACAESANLAPYGIPAGACIDGELASEVAGRPVIGGRDGGQRTLCRCVPSVDIGAYDTCRFGCAYCYATTSEQAVAATVARHDPGSPALVGHPDVPPERPRQFRLPL; this is translated from the coding sequence GTGATCGTCAGCGCCAGCAGGCGGACCGACATTCCGGCCTTCTACGGGCCGTGGTTCGAGCGCCGCATCCGCGAGGGCTTCGCGCTGGCCGTGAATCCGCGCAATCCGGAGCAGGTCCGCCGCGTGCCGCTAACGCCGCAGGACGTGGACCTCATCGTCTTCTGGACTAAACATCCCGCACCGTTCTTTCGATGCCTGAACCTCCTCGACGAGAGGGGGTTCAGGCATCTTTTCATGTATACGCTAAACGACTATCCGCAAGCACTGGAGCCGCGTCTGCCGCCGCTTTGCGAGCGGGTGGCGACCTTTCGCAGGCTTGCCGAGCGCCTTGGACCTCGGCGCGTGGTCTGGCGGTACGATCCGGTGATCATCTCGGAGCGGACGCCGCCGGAATACCACGCCGAGGCCTTTGGACGTCTGGCGCGGGCGCTTCGCGGCTCGACGCTGCGCGTGGCCGTGAGCCTCTTGGCCGTGTATCGGCGAAATGGCGGGCGGCTGGAGCAATTGGCCCGGCAGCACGGCATGCGCTGCGAGGACGTGCGGGGAGAGCATGAATTGGTGGGGAGCACGGCGCGGGCCCTTGCGCAGGCCGCGCGGGAGAACGGCATGGCCATCCACGCCTGCGCGGAGTCCGCAAACCTTGCTCCCTACGGCATTCCGGCCGGGGCGTGCATCGACGGGGAACTCGCTTCGGAGGTGGCGGGACGGCCCGTGATCGGCGGGCGCGATGGCGGACAGCGGACGTTGTGCCGCTGCGTGCCGTCTGTGGACATCGGTGCCTACGACACCTGCCGCTTCGGCTGCGCCTATTGCTATGCCACCACGAGCGAACAGGCCGTGGCGGCCACGGTGGCCCGTCACGATCCGGGCTCGCCCGCGCTGGTGGGGCATCCTGACGTCCCGCCCGAGCGGCCGCGTCAGTTCAGGCTGCCGCTGTAG